One Pseudomonas muyukensis DNA segment encodes these proteins:
- the cobO gene encoding cob(I)yrinic acid a,c-diamide adenosyltransferase — protein MSESTERDERHLARMQRKKAIIDERIANSPNECGLLLVLTGNGKGKSSSAFGMLARALGHGMQCGVVQFIKGRNSTGEELFFRRFPEQVRYHVMGEGFTWETQDRQHDIAAAEAAWGVSRQLLQDPSVQFVVLDELNIALKHGYLDLDQVLADIQARPPMQHVIVTGRAAKPQMIDLADTVTEMGMLKHAFQAGIRAQKGVEL, from the coding sequence ATGAGCGAATCCACCGAGCGCGACGAACGTCACCTGGCGCGCATGCAGCGCAAGAAGGCGATCATCGACGAGCGCATCGCCAATTCCCCCAATGAATGCGGCCTGCTGCTGGTGCTGACCGGCAACGGCAAGGGCAAGAGCAGCTCGGCCTTCGGCATGCTCGCCCGCGCCTTGGGCCACGGCATGCAGTGCGGCGTGGTGCAGTTCATCAAGGGCCGCAACAGCACCGGCGAGGAGCTGTTTTTCCGGCGCTTCCCCGAGCAGGTGCGCTACCACGTGATGGGCGAAGGCTTCACCTGGGAAACCCAGGACCGTCAGCACGACATCGCCGCCGCCGAGGCCGCCTGGGGGGTGTCGCGCCAGTTGCTGCAGGACCCGTCGGTGCAGTTCGTGGTGCTCGACGAGCTGAACATCGCCCTCAAGCACGGCTATCTGGACCTCGATCAGGTGCTGGCTGACATCCAGGCGCGCCCGCCGATGCAGCATGTCATCGTCACTGGTCGCGCTGCCAAGCCGCAGATGATCGACCTCGCCGACACCGTGACCGAGATGGGCATGCTCAAGCATGCCTTCCAGGCCGGCATCCGCGCGCAGAAGGGCGTCGAACTGTGA